The Pseudomonas kermanshahensis genome includes a window with the following:
- a CDS encoding amino acid ABC transporter ATP-binding protein: MISIKNVNKWYGDFQVLTDCSTDVKKGEVVVVCGPSGSGKSTLIKCVNALEPFQKGDIVVDGTSIADPKTNLPKLRSRVGMVFQHFELFPHLTITENLTIAQRKVLGRSEAEASKKGLALLDRVGLSAHAKKHPGQLSGGQQQRVAIARALAMDPIVMLFDEPTSALDPEMVSEVLDVMVQLANEGMTMMCVTHEMGFARKVANRVIFMDKGSIIEDCTKEEFFGDQNARDQRTQHFLSKILQH, encoded by the coding sequence ACTGACCGACTGCAGCACCGACGTCAAGAAGGGTGAAGTGGTAGTGGTGTGCGGGCCGTCGGGCTCGGGCAAGTCCACCCTGATCAAGTGCGTCAACGCGCTGGAGCCGTTCCAGAAGGGCGACATCGTGGTCGATGGCACCTCGATTGCCGACCCAAAGACCAACCTGCCGAAACTGCGCTCGCGGGTGGGCATGGTGTTCCAGCACTTCGAGCTGTTCCCGCACCTGACCATCACCGAAAACCTGACCATCGCCCAGCGCAAGGTGCTCGGCCGCAGCGAGGCAGAAGCCTCCAAAAAAGGCCTGGCCCTGCTCGATCGCGTCGGCCTCAGCGCGCATGCCAAGAAACACCCCGGCCAGCTTTCCGGCGGCCAGCAGCAACGGGTGGCGATCGCCCGCGCCCTGGCCATGGACCCAATCGTCATGCTGTTCGACGAACCCACCTCGGCACTGGACCCGGAAATGGTCAGTGAAGTGCTCGATGTGATGGTTCAGCTGGCCAACGAGGGCATGACCATGATGTGCGTGACCCACGAGATGGGCTTTGCCCGCAAGGTCGCCAACCGGGTCATCTTCATGGACAAAGGCAGCATCATCGAAGACTGCACCAAGGAAGAGTTCTTCGGCGACCAGAACGCCCGCGACCAACGCACCCAGCACTTCCTCAGCAAGATCCTGCAACACTAA